AAATATGATTAGCTATTAAATCAACCATCAAGTCCATTTTTTGTTGTATATCCTTAATATCATTCCAGTCCCCTAAATCCGGATTTACCTTTTTATAGTCTATAACCGAAAATCCATCATCAGAAGAATAAGGATAAAAGGGTAATATATGGATAATATTAATGTGCTCGGTTAGGTATTCACCAATAAATTTAGTTAATGTTTTTAAGGGTTTTACCTTGGGTTCGATAATACTGTCCCCATAAGTAATTAAAACAATGTCTTTCTCGTCCAAAAAAGTTTTTTTCTTATTTGGAAAAGAAATATTTTTAGAGTACTTTTTAAGTAACTTTTCAACTTCCATTATTATTTCTTTACTCTTTTCTTCTCCATAAGTAAAGGTTAATTTTTCTTTAATTATTTCTCGATTTTTTTCCAAAATTGACATAAATATATTTTACCTGCCTTTAATGATATTCTGTTGAAGTTGTATTAAAGAGAGATTTAAAACGATGTTGGTAATATTCTACAAGATATTCATAGGCTCTCTTATTGACTCTGGCTTCATTCAATTTATATCCTATTTCTCTAAGAATTTTTTCTATTTCTTCCATAGATCTGGTATAGTCATCACTATTTTTATAATGGG
This is a stretch of genomic DNA from Candidatus Atribacteria bacterium. It encodes these proteins:
- a CDS encoding sugar phosphorylase: MEVEKLLKKYSKNISFPNKKKTFLDEKDIVLITYGDSIIEPKVKPLKTLTKFIGEYLTEHINIIHILPFYPYSSDDGFSVIDYKKVNPDLGDWNDIKDIQQKMDLMVDLIANHI